TCCCGAAGATGGCGAACGCCGCGAGCGACTCGTAGATCTGCGTCGGGTGCAGGTGCAAGCCGAGCGGGGCCAGGGAGGCCGGGTCGGTGAAGACGATCGCCCAGGGCACGGTGGTGAGCTTCCCGTAGCAGCAGCCGGCGGCCGTGCAGCCGATGCGCCCGAACGCCAGCCCCAGCGGGATGCCGATGGAGGAGGCGTCGGCGACGGGAAGGAACGGCATCCGGTGCCTTCGCAGGAAATAGACGCACACCGCGACGGCGGCCAGGAACCCGCCGTAGAAGACGAGCCCCCCGTTCCACAGCTTGAAGATCTCGAAGGGGGCGGCCCGGTAGTGGTCCCAGTAGACCAGGACGTGGAAGATGCGCGACCCGACGATGGACGCGATCACCACCCAGAAGCCCATGTCGTAAAAGGTTTCCCGGTCGAGCCCCTTGCGGGCGATCTCCCGTCCCGCGATCCACAGGGCGGCGAGGAACCCGATTGCCACGAAGACGCCGTAGGAGTAGATCTTCAGGCTGCCGATCTTAAGAAGGACGGGGTGCAACTTCTCCCTCCTTCGACCAGAATAGCATGTCGAGGATGAGCAGGAAGACCCCGACGGTAATCCCGATGTCGGCCAGGTTGAAGGCGGGCCAGTGGTAGTGGTGCCAGTGGACGTCGAGGAAGTCGACCACGTAGCCCAGCCGCGCCCGGTCGATCAGGTTCCCCCCCGCCCCGCCCAGGATGAGCCCCAGGCCGCAAGGCGCCGGACCCTTTCCCGGAAGGTAATGGAGGTACGCGAGCACGGCTGCCACCGCGAGCACCGTCGCCACGATCAGGAGGGGATTGACCCATGCGTGATCCAGGCTGGAAAGAAATCCGAAGGCGGCCCCCCGGTTGCGGACGTGGACGACGTGAAAGTAATTCTTCCATATGGCCCGGGCCTCGTAGAGCCCGAAGTGGCGAACGATCCAGACCTTGCTCCACTGGTCGGCGACCATAAGGGCGGCGGCCGCCAGGAGGGGGGCGGCGAATTTGCGAAGCCGCGGCAAGAAGGCGCCTTATCCGGCGACCGCCGCGGCGCACCGGCTGCACAGCTCCGGAGTGCCGGGGATCGTCCCGACGGCGGGGGTGTGGTTCCAGCAACGCTCGCACTTCCCCCAGGCGGCTTTTTCGACCTTCGCCTTGAGGCCGGGGAACGCCGCGCTTTCGTATGCGCCGGGCCCGGAGACGTCGCCGATGGCGAGCCCCGACACGATGAGGGCATCCTGGATCTCCCGCCGCCGGCTCTCGAACAGGTCGGCGAAGGGGCCGGGCGACACGGTCACCAGGGCGTCCTGGTCGCTGCCGATCGTTTTCTCCTTGCGCGCGGCCTCCAGCGGCTGGGCGATCTCGGCCCGCAAGGCAAGGATCCGCTCCCAGCGTGCGGCGATCTCCTCCTCCCCGGCGATCTCCGCCGGCTTCGGAAGGTCGGACAGGAAAACGCTCTCCGGCTTCCCCGGGAAGGCGGGCAGCGTTCCCCAGGCCTCCTCCGCGGTGAACGACAGCACCGGCGCAAGCAGGGAGAGCAGGCCGCGGGTGATCTCGAAGAGGGCCGTCTGCGCGGATCGCCTGGCCGGGTCGTCCGCTTTCGAGCAGTAGAGGCGGTCCTTGAGGACGTTGAGATAAAAGCTGGACAGGTCCACCGCGCAGAAGTTGTTCACCGCGTGGAAGATGAGGTGGAACTCGTAGTTCTCGTACGCCCGGAGGACCTTCTCCGCCAGCCGGCGGAAGAGGACGAGCGCGTACCGGTCCATCTCCGGCATCCGGTCGTACGGGACGGCGTCCCGCTCCGGGGAGAAGCCGTCCAGGTTGCCCAGCAGGAACCGGATCGTATTCCGGATCTTGCGGTAGGCCTCGGTCAGCCGGTCCAGGATGTCCTTGGAGAGCCGGATGTCGTCGCGGTAGTCCTCGGCGGAGGCCCACAGCCGCAACAGTTCCGCGCCGTTCTTCCGGATGATCTCCTCCGGGGCGATGACGTTCCCCCTGGATTTGTGCATCGCCTCGCCTTTGCCGTCCACGACGAATCCGTGGGTCAGCACGGCCTTGTAGGGGGCGGCCTGCCGCGTCCCCACCGCCGCGAGGAGCGTGGAGTGGAACCAGCCGCGGTGCTGGTCGGACCCTTCGAGGTACAGGTCGACCGGGACCCCCAGGTTCTCCTTCCCCTCGCACACGCAGGCGTACGAGACGCCGGAGTCGAACCACACGTCGAGGATGTCGGTCTCTTTCCGGAACTCCGTTCCCTTGCAGGCGGGGCAGGAAGCGCCGGGCGGCAGCAGCTCCTTCACGTCCCGGTGGAACCAGGCGTCGGCCCCTTCCTTCTCGAAGATCCCCGCGACGTGGTCGATGAGCTTCCGGTCGAGCAGATCGTGCCCGCACTCCCCGCACTGGAAGATGGCGATCGGCACTCCCCACGCCCGCTGGCGGGAGATGCACCAGTCCGGCCGGTTGGCGATCATCCCCTCGATCCGCTCCTGTCCCCACGCCGGGATCCACCGGACCTTCCGGATTTCCGAAAGGGCCTTCGCCCGCAGCCCCGTCTTGTCCATCGAGATGAACCATTGCTTGGTCGCCCGGAAGATGACGGGATGCTTGCACCGCCAGCAGTGCGGGTAGGAGTGGGTGACCTGTCCTTCCCGGAGCATCGCGCCGACCTCGGTCAGCTTGGCGTTGACGCGCGGGTTCGCCTCGAAGACCTGCATCCCCGCGAAGAAGGGGACGTCCTTGGTGAACCGGCCGGCGTCGTCCAGCGGGGCGTAGATCTCCAGCCCGTATTTGAGCCCCGTCTCATAGTCCTCCCGCCCGTGGCCCGGTGCCGTGTGGACGCAGCCGGTGCCTGCCTCGAGCGTCACGTAATTGCCGAGGACCAGGATGGAATCGCGGTCGACGAAGGGGTGGCGGCACCGCAGACGCTCCAGGCCGGTGGAGCCGAAGGTCGCCAGTCGCGCCGGATCCTTGAGACCCGCCTCGCCCGTGAACCGCTCCGCCAGCCCTTCCGCCACGACGTACACCTCGCCTCCGGCCTCGAGCGCGACATAGGTGAAGTCCGGGTGCAGCGCTACGCCGAGGTTCGACGGGATCGTCCACGGGGTGGTCGTCCAGATGACGAAGAACACCTTCTTCCCCGCGAGGGCCGGATGGATCTTTTCAGGAGGATCGACGAAGGGAAATTTCACATGGATGGAAGGGGAGGTGTGGTCCGCGTACTCCACTTCCGCTTCGGCCAGGGCGGTCTTGCACGTCAGGCACCAGTAGACGGGCTTGGTCCCCTTGTAGACCGCACCGGACTCGACGAACCGGGCGAACTCCCGCAGGATCCCCGCCTCGTAGTCGAACGACATCGTCCGGTAGGGGTTCTCCCAGTCCCCGAGGACCCCCAGGCGCTTGAACTCCTGCCGCTGGATGTCGATGAACTTCGCCGCGTACTCGCGGCAAAGCTTCCGCTTCTCCCCCGTGGGGATCGCTTCCTTTTTCGCCCCCAGGTTCTTGTCCACCTGGTGCTCGATCGGCAGCCCGTGGCAGTCCCAGCCGGGGACGTACTCCGCCCAGCGGCCCGACAGGCTCCGGTATTTCACGATCACGTCCTTGAGGATCTTGTTCAGGGCGTGCCCGATGTGGATGTGGCCGTTGGCGTACGGAGGTCCGTCGTGGAGGACGAACTTCTCTTTCCCCCGGTTGCGAGTGGCCATCGCGCGGTAAAGGCCGGCCTTCTCCCACCCGGCAAGGATCTCGGGCTCCCGCTGGGCGAGATTCGCCCGCATCGGGAATCCGGTCCGCGGCAGGTTCAGGGTGTTCTTGTACTCCATCGGATTCCTTCGTTCCGTCGAGCCTTTTAAAGCGTTATTTATACCACTATTTGAAGAGGTTGCGGAAGAAGTCGCCGATGCCGCGAAGGCCCTTCCGGAACGTGTCGACCAGGGGATGAACGGGATGAAGGGGGCACGTCTCCTTGGGGGCCGTCCCCTCGATGAAGGCCTCCGTGAACGGCTCGGGGCAGGCCGTCGTGGCCAGGTAGCCGGAGGCGGGGTCGATGACGGCGGAGACCACCCCCTGCGGAACCGCCAGGGCGCGCGGCCCGGAGGCGGGGTACAGCGCCTTCATGAACCGGGTCCAGATCCGGAGCGCCCCCGCCGCGCCGGACAGGCCGGTCTCCTTTCCCGAGTCCTTTCCCACCCAGACGACGCATGCCACCTCCGGCGTGTACCCCGCGAACCAGGAATCGCGGTAGTTGTCGGTCGTTCCGGTCTTGCCCGCTACCGGGAAGCCGATCCCCGAGGCGCGCGCCGCCCGCCCGGTCCCTCGCTCGACCGCTCCTTCCAGCGCGGAGGTGACCAGCCAGGCGGCGCGGGGGTCGACGGCCTGCTCCACTCCGGCCTTCTCCGCGTAGACCGTTTCCCCTCCGGGTCCGACGATCGCCTCCAGCGGGAACGGCTTGTGCCGCCTGCCGCCCGACGCGAAGGTCGCGTAGGCGTACGCAAGCTCGACCGGCGTGACTTCGAAGGACCCCAGCGCCAGGGAGGGGACGGGGGAGAGGCGGCTCGCCACCCCTGCGTCCCGCGCGGCCGAGACGACCTCCGGGAGGCCCACCTGCATGGCCAGGCGGACGGCGGCGGTGTTGACCGAATCCTCGATCATCCGGCGGACGCTGATCGTCCCGTACTCTTTCCCCTCGAAGTTTCCCGGCGTCCAGCTCCCCTCCGGCGTGTTCACCGAGAGCGGCTCCCCCGAGAGCGGGCTGGCCAGCGTGATCTTCCCCTTCCCCCGGACGGCCTGCTCCATTGCGGCCAGCAGGACGAAGGGCTTGAACGCGCTGCCGGGCTGGCGCCGCGCGTCGGCGGCCCGGTTGAACTGCGTCTCTCCGTAGCCGCGGCCGCCGACCATCGCGGTCAGCTCGCCCGTGGCCGGGTCGACCGCGACGAGGGCGGCCTGGAGCGGCTCCCCGGTTTTCCTGCCCGCCTGCTCGATCTCGGCGAGCCCCTGGGCGACGGCGGCCTCCGCCGCCGCCTGGTGGAACGGGTCGAGCGAGGTGTAGATCCGGTAGCCCTCCCGGTACAGCTTCCCGTCCCCGATGCCGTCCTCGGCGAACCGCTGGACGTAGTCCGCGAAGTACTCTCCGCCGCGCGCCGGCAGGGGCCGGGGGTTTGTCCGAACGGGGGACCGCACCGCCCTCTCGTATTCCCGGGCGTCGATCATCCCGAGCTGCGCCATCCGGGAGAGGACCCAGTCCCGGCGCTCCCTGGCCGCCTTCGGCTGGCGCATGGGCGAGTACCGGTTGGGCGAGTGGATGATCCCCGCCAGCAGGGCCTCCTCCTCCAGGGAGAGCTCGCCCACGCTCCGGGAGAAGTAAAACCTCGCCGCCTCTTCCACGCCGTAGATCCCCCTTGCCCCCTCCTGCCCGAAGTAGATCTTGTTCAGATAGGCCTCGAGGATCTGCTTCTTGGAGAACCGGATCTCCATGAGGAGCGCCAATTCCGCCTCGCGAACCTTCCGCCACAGGCTTTTTTCGGGGGTCAGGAAGAAGTTCTTGGCGAGCTGCTGGGTGATGGTGGATCCCCCCTGTACGAACCGGAAGTGGCGCAGGTTGGCGATCGCCGCCCGCGCGACGCCCGGGAAGTCGATGCCGATGTGGGAATGGAAGCGGGCATCCTCCGCGGCCAGCACGGCGTCCTGGAGCCGTTTCGGGATGGCCGGGAGGGGCACCATGCGCCGCGACTCCCTGCCGGGCCCGAAGATCCGGCCCACCTCCTCCGGATCGAGGAGGACCTCCTCGAGCGGGGCGCCGGCCGTTGTCGAGAGCGAAGCGATGCGGCCTTCCCTGGATCCGATCTCCACCGTGAAGCTGCGCTCTTCCTGCTCTCCGTAGCGGAAATCCCGGGTATGGATGCGGATCCTGTCCCCCTCCTCGGACCAGCTTCCTTCCGCGAGCGGCGCGCCCGTCACCTTCCGATAGGAGAGGCGGTTGAGCCTCTCCGCGAGCCGCAGGTTGCCGAGGGAATCCCCGGGGTGGATCCGTGTGGGGCGCCCGTACAGGACCGACGGGACCTCCCAGGCATCACGCGTCACGCCCGCCCCGACCTTGTAGTACAGGTAGGCGGCGTGGAGGAGAAAAAGCGCGGCGAGCGCGAGGAGAAGCTTCTTCAGATCGTGCGTCCCGCGGCGGCGATAAAGGCGGAAAGCGTTTTCATGGTCTCTCGGAACTTTTCGAAGGTGAGCGACTGCGGCCCGTCGGAAACCGCCTTCTCCGGGGTGGGGTGCACCTCGATCATCAGCCCGTCCGCGCCGGCGGCCACGGCCGCGTACGCCATCGCCGGGACGTACGCCGCGTGCCCCGTCCCGTGCGACGGGTCGACGATGACCGGGAGGTGCGTGCGCTCCCGGAGGACCGGGATCGCGGAGAGGTCGAGCGTGTTGCGCGTCGCATCCTCGAAGGTGCGGATCCCCCGCTCGCAGAGGATCACCTGGCGGCTTCCCTCCGACAGGCAGTACTCCGCGCTCATCAGGTACTCCGTGATCGTCGTCATCATGCCGCGCTTGAGAAGGATGGGCCGCTTCGACTTCCCGATCCGCTTGAGCAGCGCGAAGTTCTGCACGTTGCGCGCGCCGACCTGCAGGATGTCGGAGTAGTCGGCGACCAGCTCGACGTCGATCGGGTTCAACACCTCGGTCACCACGGGCATCCCGGCCTTGTCGCCCGCGCTGCGCAGGATCTTCAGCCCCTTCTCGGCGAGTCCCTGGAACGCGTACGGCGAGGTGCGCGGCTTGAAGGCCCCGCCGCGCAGCACGTGCGCCCCCGCTGCCTTCACTGCCCGGGCCGTGGCGACCATCAGCTGCTCGTTCTCCACGGAGCAGGGGCCCGCGATGATGAGAAGCTGCCGGTCCCCGACGGTCACTCCCGGCGCGATCCGGATGACGGTACGCTCGGGCTTCACCTCCCGGCTGGCGAGCTTGTACGGCTTCAGGATCGGGACCACCCGCTCCACGCCGGGCAGGGACTCGAGGGACTGCAGGATGAACTTCCCCCGCTCGTCCCCGATCGCGCCGATGACCTTCCGGGTTTTCCCGTGGATCGTGTGGGGCGTGTACCCCAGTTCCCTGATCTTCTCGATGACGGTGCGGATTTCCGCTTTGGAGGCCCGGGCCTCCATGACGATGATCATGAATATCTCCCTTTCACAGGGCGTATAGTTCCGGGGAAGGATACCATTATAGGCGAATCGTCCCCTTTATTTCCATCGGGATGGGGGGTATTCTGGTCTCACGCCCGGACCTTCGACAGGAGGAGGAAGATGAAAAAAATCGCGGTATTGTTGCTCTCGGGGCTTTTCGTCGCAACGCTATCGGCCACGGCGCCGGCGCAGGACCGGTATGACCGGTACGAACGGTATCCGGGCGGAGGTCCTCCCCCGCCGCGAGCGGCGGGCGCCCCGCCTCCCCAGCACGCCGTGCACGGGCAGCCCTACTTCTTCGCCCACCTGGGCCTGTTCGAGCCGAACGACAGCGCCGCCGGGCTTTCCGGGTACGACACGGGCGGGAACTTCAACATCGGAATCGGGTCCCGCGTCTCCCCGTTTCTCGCGGTCGAGGGCTCGTTGGGCGGCTACTCGGCGGAGAGGGGCTCGGACGATGTGTCGGTGGTTCCGCTGACCTTCGGGGTGAGGATCGTCGTTCCCCATCCCTTCATGGAGCCGTATATCGGCGCGGGCCTGGGGCTGTATTTCTCCGAATTGAAGGAGGCGGCAAGGCCGGGATTCAGCGGGATCAACGATAGCGACACGGTGTTCGGCGGCTATGGGTCGATCGGGGTGGATGCCTGGCTCAACCCCCGGATGGCGCTGAATTTCGAGGGGAGATACCATTGGGCCGAGCCCACCTTCACGTCGGCGGCCGGCACCCCGTTCGACGTAAAGGTCGGGGGCTGGACGGTCAACCTGGGGGTCCGGATATCGTTCTGATCCTGGGAGGATCCGGGGCGTACGCGCTGCCGGGGGGAACGCTGGGCCGGCGCCTCTCCACACGCCGCGTGCGCACGCCTTTCGGCCTCTCCAATCCGGTCCACCTGTACGACAAGGACGGATTCCGCTACCTGTTCCTTTCCCGCCACGGGGAGCGCGGCTACGAGAAGACCGCGCCTTTCGTGAACTACCGGGCCAACATCTACGCGGCAAAGGTCCTGGGCGTCCCGCGGATCGTCGCCTGGACGGGCCCGGGGATCCTCTCCGGGAAATACCGTCCCGGCGACCTCGTCCTTCCGGACGACCTGCTGGATTTCACGCGGAACCGCCCGTCCACGTTCTACGAGGGGAAGGGGATCGGCTTCATCCGCCAGTCGCCGGTCTTCTGCGAGACGCTGCGCGCGGCGCTGTGCGCAGCGTGGGGAAGGGGCTCGGACGGAATCCGCCTGCACGCGAAGGGAACGTACGCCTGCACCGAGGGGCCCCGGCTGGAGACGCCCGCCGAGATCCGCTTCCTGGCGGGCGCGGGTGCGGACATGGTGGGGATGACCCTGTGCCCCGAGGCGTTCCTCGCCCGCGAGCTGGAGATCTGCTACGCGCCCGTGGGGTACCTCACGAACTACGCGGAAGGGGTGAGACCCCTGCCGTACCGGCGAGCGACGCTTTTCGAGGGGATGCTGCCCGCGAAGAGCGCGGGCCGCGTAGAGCGGGCGAAGAACGCCATCCCCCTCCTGGCGATCGCCGCCGCCCGGTCGCTTTCCGTGAAGGAAAGGGATTGCCCCTGCGCCGTTTCGATGGAAAGATATCGCCGCAAGGGAGTCGTCGGCGAAGATTTCCGGACCTGGGTGGCCGCCCCGGTCAGGAGGAGCGGTTGAAGATTCGCGAAGAAGATCTCCAGCGGGTCTGCAAGACGATCCTCTCCCGCTGGAAGGAGAAGGGGATGATCCGGCCGAAGGCCGCCGAAGACGTCCTGCTGGCGAAAATGATCGGCGAGGTCAGGAAGGATTTCCAGCGGGAAGTGGCGCTCGACCGGGAGGTCGAGGCGCTGATGGAGAAGCATTCCCGGGAGATGT
This sequence is a window from Deltaproteobacteria bacterium RBG_16_64_85. Protein-coding genes within it:
- a CDS encoding prolipoprotein diacylglyceryl transferase, encoding MHPVLLKIGSLKIYSYGVFVAIGFLAALWIAGREIARKGLDRETFYDMGFWVVIASIVGSRIFHVLVYWDHYRAAPFEIFKLWNGGLVFYGGFLAAVAVCVYFLRRHRMPFLPVADASSIGIPLGLAFGRIGCTAAGCCYGKLTTVPWAIVFTDPASLAPLGLHLHPTQIYESLAAFAIFG
- a CDS encoding signal peptidase II translates to MVADQWSKVWIVRHFGLYEARAIWKNYFHVVHVRNRGAAFGFLSSLDHAWVNPLLIVATVLAVAAVLAYLHYLPGKGPAPCGLGLILGGAGGNLIDRARLGYVVDFLDVHWHHYHWPAFNLADIGITVGVFLLILDMLFWSKEGEVAPRPS
- a CDS encoding isoleucine--tRNA ligase, with protein sequence MEYKNTLNLPRTGFPMRANLAQREPEILAGWEKAGLYRAMATRNRGKEKFVLHDGPPYANGHIHIGHALNKILKDVIVKYRSLSGRWAEYVPGWDCHGLPIEHQVDKNLGAKKEAIPTGEKRKLCREYAAKFIDIQRQEFKRLGVLGDWENPYRTMSFDYEAGILREFARFVESGAVYKGTKPVYWCLTCKTALAEAEVEYADHTSPSIHVKFPFVDPPEKIHPALAGKKVFFVIWTTTPWTIPSNLGVALHPDFTYVALEAGGEVYVVAEGLAERFTGEAGLKDPARLATFGSTGLERLRCRHPFVDRDSILVLGNYVTLEAGTGCVHTAPGHGREDYETGLKYGLEIYAPLDDAGRFTKDVPFFAGMQVFEANPRVNAKLTEVGAMLREGQVTHSYPHCWRCKHPVIFRATKQWFISMDKTGLRAKALSEIRKVRWIPAWGQERIEGMIANRPDWCISRQRAWGVPIAIFQCGECGHDLLDRKLIDHVAGIFEKEGADAWFHRDVKELLPPGASCPACKGTEFRKETDILDVWFDSGVSYACVCEGKENLGVPVDLYLEGSDQHRGWFHSTLLAAVGTRQAAPYKAVLTHGFVVDGKGEAMHKSRGNVIAPEEIIRKNGAELLRLWASAEDYRDDIRLSKDILDRLTEAYRKIRNTIRFLLGNLDGFSPERDAVPYDRMPEMDRYALVLFRRLAEKVLRAYENYEFHLIFHAVNNFCAVDLSSFYLNVLKDRLYCSKADDPARRSAQTALFEITRGLLSLLAPVLSFTAEEAWGTLPAFPGKPESVFLSDLPKPAEIAGEEEIAARWERILALRAEIAQPLEAARKEKTIGSDQDALVTVSPGPFADLFESRRREIQDALIVSGLAIGDVSGPGAYESAAFPGLKAKVEKAAWGKCERCWNHTPAVGTIPGTPELCSRCAAAVAG
- a CDS encoding 3-deoxy-7-phosphoheptulonate synthase, which translates into the protein MIIVMEARASKAEIRTVIEKIRELGYTPHTIHGKTRKVIGAIGDERGKFILQSLESLPGVERVVPILKPYKLASREVKPERTVIRIAPGVTVGDRQLLIIAGPCSVENEQLMVATARAVKAAGAHVLRGGAFKPRTSPYAFQGLAEKGLKILRSAGDKAGMPVVTEVLNPIDVELVADYSDILQVGARNVQNFALLKRIGKSKRPILLKRGMMTTITEYLMSAEYCLSEGSRQVILCERGIRTFEDATRNTLDLSAIPVLRERTHLPVIVDPSHGTGHAAYVPAMAYAAVAAGADGLMIEVHPTPEKAVSDGPQSLTFEKFRETMKTLSAFIAAAGRTI
- a CDS encoding phosphorylase, translating into MDGQPGGPDIVLILGGSGAYALPGGTLGRRLSTRRVRTPFGLSNPVHLYDKDGFRYLFLSRHGERGYEKTAPFVNYRANIYAAKVLGVPRIVAWTGPGILSGKYRPGDLVLPDDLLDFTRNRPSTFYEGKGIGFIRQSPVFCETLRAALCAAWGRGSDGIRLHAKGTYACTEGPRLETPAEIRFLAGAGADMVGMTLCPEAFLARELEICYAPVGYLTNYAEGVRPLPYRRATLFEGMLPAKSAGRVERAKNAIPLLAIAAARSLSVKERDCPCAVSMERYRRKGVVGEDFRTWVAAPVRRSG